The Sesamum indicum cultivar Zhongzhi No. 13 linkage group LG9, S_indicum_v1.0, whole genome shotgun sequence genome segment ATGATTAACTGTGCTTATCATATTACATTTCAACAGTAAAAAGACATAAATTAATGATGTAATGTTGGCAATTTTCtacaaaatgaacaaaaacattttattgcaacatacatacaaaaatataaatttgttattttgactttttatttttcagattgTGCGATCAATGCACGATGTTGAGGACTAAAATTTCTACaacaatgaattatttttaccatattatatttgaaggacaaaagaaaataaataataacatattattgACAATTTCCTATAAATGACATGGAGATTTTATTGCGACATACATAAATTTGTTCTAATATGACTTTTCATATTCCAGATTGTGAGTTGATCAACGCACGATGTTAAGGACTTAATTATTTCTaggacaataatttaattatttttaccatgTTATATTTCAGGGCAAAGAAATAAAGGAATAACGTATTGTTTCGCAGCTTATTGTGCAGGACAAGAACATCTTATTGAGATATACATGCAAAACTATAAATTTGCTATATTGACTCCATTGTCCAGATTGTGCGATCTAAGAACAATAATTAGTTATTCTTgccatattattattttaaccgcaaaaataaataaataaataaatgaaggaCGTATTATTGACAATTTTCTGTAAGCAACAAAACATGTTATTGTGATTTGTGACACATATATGTTCTATGTTCCTTAAAATCACGgaaatatattatgattatCTGAATACCTTTGTAATTAAGACCTTATCCTATCCCATTGCCAAATTATATTGGATGATTGCATAATATAAAGACTTTTAAGGGTAGGGTTCATACAAATTTATGAATTGATTCCAATTatctgaaagaaaatataaactcATTAAATTCATATTCTCAACCtctacctttttttttcttttaacaaataGATTTCGACTTCGTGGAgataatttctgaattttccaaaaccttcatttttattttcatcaatttaaaaCAATTGTGCTTAGAAAAATCATTGCTAAAAGTAACAATAACTAATTCTTGTCAGTCAAAATTCCTCGATATTCACAAAACTCAAGACCTCCTAATAATTTCGGAAgcacttttaattataagaattaCTCTTAAATTACTCATTCttcaaaacaataattaacagTGCATGCAGAATGCTCTATAATTTATAGCGCACCGCTAGGTAGAGGAATAATAAGAACATTAGTGAAACTAAAATTGGTGGGGTGCGCCAGGCCAAGGAAATAGTGCAACGCCAAGGCGACGCTTGAGAGCCCCAGCAGCAAGCTGCCGTGATGGGCTCTCCCCCtcgaaaaattaatttaatatcatgtGAGCCAATGGCTCACGTATCAGATATTAAACTGATAAGAACAGATACTACACTTGATCTTAGCCAAAAGGCCGAGAAAGGTATGCTTTTCTTGATCCTGAAAGAGTCATTTTATAATTCGATACCGCTATTTCTTCTTTCAGAAACCGATGTGGGATAGATGGTCTAACTTTCTTGTCTCCGGAGAACAAATATGGCAGGTGCTTGGAGTTTTTCTctttacaaattaaaacttGGCTAAGGCTCTACCTATAAACTGTATATAATGCAACACAAGGTAAAGTCTGGTTATACAGATCGAACTCTTTGCGGGGACTCTACCCTCCAAGCTTCAGGTCTCTGTATTGTGTCCTCGTATGCGTATGCGAGAGGAGGAATAAAACAGGCCAAAAACCCTACTAGAGCAGTACTCTTGTTTCACAAACAAAACTTGAAAAACTTAAGACTACAAAAACATCATTTGCAAAAAAGATCTGCACTTATCAATACTCATGAAGCATACAAGCAAAGTGCAGGTTATGAGTCCGCTGTGACATTGTTTAACAACCATTCAGCCAGCATAATTCACTGCTTAGACATTAGACTTCTTACTAGTTCCAAGATATCATTTCGCATCTTAGAGACATGAGATGGTGTAATCTGCTCCTTAATGGCAGCAAACCACAGATCGTCTGTGCCCCTGGGTCTGTCATTTTGATACCATTCACAGATTACTCTTGCAATGGCTGTAACATATAGGCCACAATCGTAACCATTATCTTGCCTTGGTGAACTGGAGCATTCGACATACTTGGCATCCGATGCTGTATAAGAAATTACAGCTCTATACACCCGCTTGGCGTGTGCGTTGTTGATGCCTCCACTGCTGTCGTGATGGACAAACACATTAGCGTTTCTCTCGAATGCAAGTAAGCTCCAGTGACTCCCGCCTTCTGCCATACTTACGTCAGCATTATCATTTATGGGAAATATTATCAACTTCCTTCGCTGTAGATGAAGGGGCTCGACAAAATCTTTGAGGCTCGAGATATCTGGGCACTCTTTTATCCAGAAAGCAATTGAAGGTGGTATGAGGAGGATGTCCTCGGATGGATAGCAAGATGTCAGATAACTGAAATAGAACTCAATTATGCGATCATTAAGGAAATATGGACCACTAAGAATGTCAATGTCTGATCGCCTCAGGACAACATCATTGTAGCTGAGAATTTTCTCATCAGCCTTTGCTTTTGCCATTTCTGAAATGTCAATTATACACCTGTAACACAAAAGTGATTGTTAAAACAAGATATTATCTATAGAATACAGGAAGAACATCTAATTGAGCATAGAGCTAAAGCTGAAAACGGTATATAGGACGAGAGCCTTCTCTAGGTACAACAAGAACATTGGAGGATATATCCGAATCATACACCATAGGAGGTTATATGACATGAAGAGAAAATTACAGGTTAGCCAATAAGAGTCTTGCTTTGACGTGCAGGACTACAGGTTGAGCTACGATTAAAATGACTATATTTTGGTGATACAAAAGAAATCAGGAATGTCATTATGTTGTTACGACTTACAAAGTCCATTGTTCATTTCAACAGAGGAATTCAGTTTTTGCATGTTTTACAAATTAGTTAAATCTCCGTTGACTTTCTATCgagaaatattcaaaaaatctGAGAGGTTCTTAGGGTTGACAACTTTCTAAGAGATTCAAAAAAGGCAAATCTTTTACCTCGAATGTCTTATTCATCTACTCTTTCTATATATGAGCCCTATGTTCTCTGTCGGAATAGCCCTTTAAATCCAACTAAAGGGGCTTCCCGGTCATAGATATCACTATGTTAAAATGGCAGCCAATACCAGTCTTATAGTAGAAATTgatctatttaaa includes the following:
- the LOC105170338 gene encoding NEDD8-specific protease 1 isoform X2 codes for the protein MAKAKADEKILSYNDVVLRRSDIDILSGPYFLNDRIIEFYFSYLTSCYPSEDILLIPPSIAFWIKECPDISSLKDFVEPLHLQRRKLIIFPINDNADVSMAEGGSHWSLLAFERNANVFVHHDSSGGINNAHAKRVYRAVISYTASDAKYVECSSSPRQDNGYDCGLYVTAIARVICEWYQNDRPRGTDDLWFAAIKEQITPSHVSKMRNDILELVRSLMSKQ
- the LOC105170338 gene encoding NEDD8-specific protease 1 isoform X1, whose translation is MYEFRCIIDISEMAKAKADEKILSYNDVVLRRSDIDILSGPYFLNDRIIEFYFSYLTSCYPSEDILLIPPSIAFWIKECPDISSLKDFVEPLHLQRRKLIIFPINDNADVSMAEGGSHWSLLAFERNANVFVHHDSSGGINNAHAKRVYRAVISYTASDAKYVECSSSPRQDNGYDCGLYVTAIARVICEWYQNDRPRGTDDLWFAAIKEQITPSHVSKMRNDILELVRSLMSKQ